TCGGCAATGAAAAAGTCGACCTCGTAATTCTCGACCTCAATCTTCCCGGCATGGATGGACTGGACATTGCTCGCGAAATACGGTCGCGCGGCGACACACCAATCATCATGCTGACGGGACGCGCTGACGAGATCGACCGCATCGTGGGATTGGAGATCGGCGCCGACGACTATCTCACCAAACCGTTCAACGCACGCGAACTCGTGGCCCGCATTCGAGCTGTACTGAAACGTTCGGCCGCTTCTGCGCCCGAACCCCTGTCGTCGACGGCGACCGGGCCGACGACAGGGTTCGGGCCTTGGCGAATTGATCACGACCGGCGTACGATTCACCATACTGACGGGCGCGTCGAACGACTAACCTACGGCGAATACGATCTCTTGTTGGTGTTCCTACAACATCCGAATCGCCTCCTGACGCGGGACCAACTCTTAGATTTGTCTCGTAATCGCGAACTGGAGTCCTTCGACCGTAGCGTCGACATCCAAGTCAGCCGCCTGCGTAAAAAGATTGAAGACGACGTGAAGGCCCCCCTCTTCATCGTCACCGTTCGCGGTGCCGGTTACCGATTTTCCACCCAACAGGGGGACTAGCGTTACGCAGGCGTTACACCGACCGGAACCAGCGACACCTGCCCGTTACCGGCGGGCCCTAATGTCCGGTTAGGTATTCGTTACACAACCACCGGGGGTCGGCATGAAAGGAATCGTTTTTTCCGAGTTTCTGGAGATGGTCGAAGACCGGTTTTCCCCCGAGGTTGCAGATCGCATCCTATCTAAGTCTGACCTTAAACAAGCGGACGGGTCATACACGCGGGTCGGCACATACCACCACAGCGATCTCGTCTCTCTGGTGGTATCCCTCAGCCAAGAGTCCGGCATTGACGCTCCGGGCCTCGTCAAAGCCTTTGGGCAATACCTCTTCGGCCGGTTTGTCGAAGAGTACCCTTCCCAATTCGAGGGTATCGCAAGCGCGACGGATTTTCTGAAACGCGTCCATGACTACGTTCATGTCGACGTCAAAAAACTCTACCCCGATGCGGAGCTACCTGCATTCGCATGGGAAAACGGCGAGGATCGTCCATTTACACTGATCTACACCTCCAGTCGCCCGTTCGCGGACCTTGCCGAGGGACTCATCCAAGGCTGCATCGATCATTATGGCGAGAGCTACGCCATCGAACGGGAAGACCTCAACCCGGAAGGAAGCGAGGCACGTTTCTCGCTCGTCCCAGCCGACGCTGCATGACGGACGCCGCCCTCTACGAGCGACGACTCGACCGGGAGCGGGCGGCACGGAAGGCGGCCGAACGACTGCTGGAGGAAAAGTCCCTCGAGGTTTACCAGGCCAACCAAAAACTGAAGCACTCCCTCGAACGCACCGAACGGCGCGAGGCGCTCATCAAGAGCGTATTGGACAACGTGATTGACGGGGTCATCACTTTGGATCGACAGGGAAATATCCGCGTGTTCAGCCAATCTGCAACTCGGATATTCGGTATATCTGCCCGCGACGTAGCGGGACAATCGATCACTACTTTGATACCCGCATTTGACCTCCGGCAAACGAATTCCTTGTTTGCAGGACTGGTCTTGCGAAACGAATTCAACGAACTCTCGCTCGGCGGCTTCGAGACCATCGGGGTCCGGGCGGACGGCGAGGAATTTGCCTTAGAAGCAGCCGTTACCCAGTTCGACTTCGCCGATACCCGCACCGTTGTTCTTTCCGTCCGCGACATCACCCGGCAGAAACAGGAACTGGCCGAACGGCAAAATCTCGAAGGCCAACTCCGGCATCTTCAAAAAATGGAATCGCTCGGCACACTGGCAGGCGGCGTCGCCCATGAATTCAACAACATGCTCGTCCCTATAATCACCCTCACCGAGATGAGCCGAGACGACCTCGACGCGGAGTCGCAGGCACATGAAAACCTCGGCCATGTCCTCGACGCTGCGGGACGTGCTCGGAGTCTGATAGCAAAGGTTCTGAGTTTCAGCCGGAAAAAAGACACCACAATAGAACCGGTCTCTATTGAAGATGTCTTTGGGGACGCCGGCAGTCTGCTCAACTCCACGCTGCCGGCGACCACAACGCTAGAATTCAAGAAAAGCCAACTCGCCCTAAGCGTTCTCGGCGACCGGACCGAACTCGGCCAGATCGTTCTGAATCTCGTGGGCAACGCCAGTGCCGCGCTTGAGGGGAGCGAAGGAACGGTACGCGTCGGCGCCGAAGTCGTGGATGTTAAGATCGGCTCCCGGTACTATCGCCAAGGTGCCAAATCCGGTCGCTACGTTCGACTGGCGGTCGCCGATACAGGCTGCGGCATGGACGGACAAACGATCGCCCGGATATTCGACCCTTTCTTTACAACAAAGGCAGTGGGCCAAGGAACCGGCCTCGGCCTTTCTGTCGTCCACGCTATTGTGGAGCGATCGAAAGGACTCATCGATGTTTCAAGCACGGTCGGCCAAGGCACCGAGATCGTTGTGCTCCTCCCCGCACTCGATCAAGAGGACGAATCCGAGCGGCTGATGTCCGCGTAGCACGGTGAGGTAGAGCATGGCCCGCATTTTGGTAATCGACGACGAAGAACTGGTCCGGCTAACCATTCGCCAAGCGCTCAAGAAGGTGGGTCACGAGATCGTCGAGGCCGACAACGGAATTGTGGGCCTCACGCTTTTTGAAGAAGGCGGCTTTGATCTCGTCTTTTGCGACATCATCATGCCCAAAAAAGAGGGCATCCAGACCATCATGGATATCCGCAAGATCGACCGCGATGTTCCGATCGTCGCGATGTCCGGCGGCGGGCGTACCAAGAATACTGACTTCCTCGACGCCGCGTCGTCCCTAGGCGCCAACCGGACAATGCCAAAACCCTTCGATCGAGCGCAGCTGCTCGCCATCACCGCCTCGTTCGTGCCCAACGCAGCGTAACGCCTGCGTAACGGTAAATCGAAAACCCGACATCGACCGGTTACCGGCCTGCCGAAGAATGGATCCGTAAAGGAGAAGCCCCATGGCAGACATCAATTCGAGCGCCGAACAAACCACCGAATTTCTCCCCATGTGGAACACGGCGGAGAAGATTGTCACAGGCTACATTTGCACCCCTAAGAACGACGAACCCGTCAGCTTTCGCAATGACATGAATGCGATGATCAGTGCGTTAACCGCACTGGAGCGCTCCAACAGCTCTCCGTCTCCTCCTCTCATCGCGACCCCAGTTCATTTGGCCAGCTTGAAGTCGGGAGGCAACCTCGCGCAGTTCGAACGCTTAGGCGGACAGTTCAACGCAAAGATCCACGAACGCCTTGTCGTCGAAATCGTCTTGGGCGAGGGCTCCACTTCCGTGTCGGAGGTTCGCGACGTCGTCGACATTGTCCGACAGACCTGCCGTACGGTGCTGTTGCGGGCGCCGATCGACTATTCGCGTATTGGCGAGCTATCGGGCATCAAAGCCTATGCTGTAGGTACGCGCTTGGACCGCGAACGGTATCCAGACTATTTCGGTTTGCTCGAACGCTTCGTCGAGCAAACCGAAAACGCGGGCCTCCTATCCTACGCACTGGGACTCGACACCCTCCCGGCGCTCACCGCCGCAATCTGCGCTGGGTTCGGTCACGTCGATGGACCCGCAATTCCGCAAATCGGCGCGCATGAAGCGACCTACCCCCTCTCGGTACCAGACCTTTATGCGAACACGGATCGTCATGCCACTTCTTCGCTTCCGGTGGCCCACCAGCGCCAGGTAGTTGCGGTCGACATGCGCTAGCCTGCGCAGGGCGCCGGGCTGAGGCCTAATCGACCAGAAACCTCGGCGCGCCACCAAACGGCATGCGTCTCGGACATGGAACCAACTTAGAACGTTCTCACCAATTCGACGGCTTTGACCCAGGGCCTCTGACGAAGGAGCTGGCAGGCACGCCAAGACAGTAGTCTTTGATCTATCGCGCCATGACGGGGCCGATACCCTTCTTCTTTCTGCATTTCTGACCCATTATGTCGCCTGCAAAGAGCGCGACCATTGCGCTGTCACTAACGGACCTGGGAGTAGAAATGGACGAAAGCGCGATCTACAAGAAACAAGGCATGGGCAACGCGCTAGGGTTCGGCAAAAAAGCCGCGCTCGTTGTGGTCGATTTCGTCAACGGATTTGCAGACCCTGAGGTTTTTGGCGGGGGCAATATTCTCGACGCCATCGAAGCGACCAAGGGCTTGCTCGAGGCTGCCCGGCGCAACAATGTGCCGATCGCGTTCACGAGGATTATCTACCAAAAGGACGGGAGCAACGCCGGCGTCTTCGCCGAGAAGGCGCCCAAACTAAAAACCCTCACGATCGACAATCCGCTCAGCCAAGTTGTCCCTGAGTTGGAGCCGCGCGACGGCGAATACATCGTCGACAAGACCGAGGCATCCTCCTTCCACGGCACCGGTTTAGGCGCTTGGTTGACCTATCACCGTGTCGACACACTGATAGTGACCGGTGCAACGACCAGCGGTTGCGTCCGCGCCACGGTCGTCGACGCGTGCGCCCACAACTACCGCCCCATCGTCCCGCGCGACTGCGTTGGGGACCGCGCGATCGGACCGCACGACGCGAGCTTGTTCGACATGGGTCAAAAATACGCCGATGTCATCGCCAGCAACGAGGTCATCGCGGAACTCGAACGGCTCGGCAAGCAAGGCTAGGAAGCACTGGTGTCGCCCTTCGTCGTCGGCCACGCGAAGGGGGAGCATTGGCGCGCGGCAAGCCGCGAAGCGACGCGCCAACTCGGAAAACTTCCGACCGACGCTAACGTCGGGTTCGTCTATGTCTCGCAGGAAGCGGGCGCAAACCTCACCGATATCGTGCGTAATCTCCGGTTCGAGACGGGCATCCAGGATTGGATCGGCGCCGTCGGCATAGGGGTCTGTGGCGACACGAACGAGTATTTTGGCGTACCGGCGGTCGTCCTTCTCGTCGGCAGCTTTGGCCCTGCCACATTCAAACTTTTCAACACTGAAACGAGCGATCCCGCCGATTGGAGCGCGCCGGGTGCCAGCGAAGCCTTGGGTGGCGGTTTTGCCATTGTGCACGGCGACCCGGGCAATCGAGACATTCTGAGACTCCTTCCATTTTTTGCGGAAGCGAGCGGCGCGTTCCTGGCCGGCGGGTTAACCGCGCCCGACGTTCGCCCAGGACAAGTCGCGGGTGACCTAAATGAAGACGGACTCTCCGGCATTCTGTTCTCGCCCGAGGTCGCCGTGGCCACCGCCGTATCGCAAGGCTGTGTCCTGTCGGGGCCGACGCGCCACATCACCGAATGCGTCCGCAACGTGGCCGTCATGATCGACGACCGCCCCGCCCTGGAGATGCTGTATGCCGACGCCGGGGGCACCTACCGCGGCAACCTGAGAGCAGCAGCAGGGAAGGTCTTTGTGGCGTTTCCCGTTGAGGGTTCCGACCAAGGCGACTATGTCGTACGTAACATTGTCGGCGCAGATGAAGCGCAGGGCGTCATCGGGATCGGTGCACCCCTGGCACCCGGCCAGCCCATCGTCTTTTGCAGACGCGACGCGGACGCCGCGCGCCAAGACCTACGTGATCGACTGGTCAAGCTCAAAGCCCGACTACGCGGTACGCCGCGCGGTGCGGTTTACAGTTCCTGCGTCGCGCGCGGACCACACCTCTTCGAACCCGACGAGGAGGTGGCAATAATCCAAAAAGAACTTGGCAACATACCGTTAGTCGGTTTCTTCGGATCGGGCGAGATTTCAAACGACCGTCTCTACACCCAAACCGGAGTCTTGAGCGTCTTTGTTTGACTGGGGTTGCCTGGCTTTAGCTCAAGACGCCTCCGCGTTTGCCGAGCTCGTCACAAACCGGGCGGCTTCCCGGATGACGTTCACCCCGGCACCGGGCCTCGTCGCATTTTCCGCTAAGTAGCGGCGCCATGACCGCGCACCCGGGACGCCCTGGAACAGCCCGATCAAGTGACGCGCCATCGTGTTCAAACGCACGCCGTTTTCCAATTCGCGCGCGACGTAGGGCAAAAATGACTCGATCGCCGCCGCGACGTCGGTGGCTCCACCTGGGCCCTCGAACAACACGTCATCGACGTCCGCCAAAAGGGACATGTTTTGATAGGCGGCGCGGCCCATCATGACCCCGTCCACCCGGCCCAAATGCGCGCGGCTTTCGTCCAATGTCACAATCCCGCCATTGATAATCACTTCGAGCGTCGGGCGATCTTCTTTGAGCCGGTAGACATAGTCGTACTTCAACGGCGGTATTTCACGATTTTCCTTGGGGCTGAGCCCGCTCAGGATCGCCTTGCGGGCGTGAACCACAAAGGTCTCACAGCCGCCGTCCTGGGCGACCCGGTCGACGAAGTCGCGAAACACTTCATAGTCGTCTTGATCGTCGATACCAATCCGGCATTTCACGGTAACCGGCAGCGCAACGCGATCGCGCATGGCTCGGACACAGTCCGCGACGAGCGCAGGTTCGGCCATGAGGCAGGCGCCGAATCGAGCGTTCTGCACACGGTCGCTCGGACACCCGACGTTGAGATTGATCTCGACGTATCCGAATGCTGCACCGATTTCAGCGCAGTCCGCCAGGGCGGCAGGATCGCTGCCGCCCAACTGAAGCGCGACGGGGTGCTCCGACGGATCGAAGGCAAGGTGCCGCTGGCGGTCACCGAAAACGATCGCGCCGGTCGTCACCATTTCGGTGTAAAGCAGCGTGCTGCGCGACAACAAGCGCATGAATGCGCGGCAATGACGGTCGGTCCGCTCCATCATCGGCGCGACCGAAAAGGTGCGATCCACCGGCACTACGGCGTTCCTCCGGAGGTCCCCAGCGACATACCCCCCGCGTTCCGGTTCGCTTCTTTCACGATGTCGGCGAACCTGCTTCACAACCCCACCATCTCCTTGCTCATGTCCCATAGTCGATCTTGGGCTGCTCGATCGTAACTGATCTCGTTCGACCGTACCGCCCGGCAGGCGTCAAAGTAGAGCGCCGTTTGCCCCTCAACCTCCGGCGAGCTTGCGAGATAGACACTCGTTTCCGCACCTTGCGCAATCGATATGGCATTGCCAAAGCGCATCGCCAGCGCAACCCCGGTGCGTGCAAAGAACCCATTGTTGCGGCCGAATTGGGATCGCACAAAGCCCGGATGCAGGCAGTTCACGGTAACCCCGGTGCCTTCCAACCGGCGGGCCAACCCATAGGTGAACATCACGTTGGCCAACTTCGATCGCGCATAGGCCTTCCATGCACCGAAGCCGCGCTTCAGTTCGAGGTCGTCGAAATCCAGAACGGCACGGCGGTGGGCGATCGAGGCCACGTTGACAACGCGCGCAGTGCCACTGGCGGTGAGTACGTCCGTCAGCTCATGGGTCAGCAAGAAATAGTTCAAATGGTTCAGAGCGAACGTCATCTCAATCCCGTCGGCGCTCTCTTCGCGACGAAAGAGAATTGCGCCGGCATTATTGACCAGCACGTCGAGACGCTCGGTCCGCGCCTTGACCTCGGCCGCGAGGCTGCGTATGTGCGCCTGCACCGACAAGTCGGCCTGCAAGAACTCGACGGTCGCGTTACCGGTTTGGCGAACGATGTCGGCAACCGCCGCGGCACCCTTCTCCGCATTGCGTCCAACGATCAGGACGCGCGCGCCTTGCGCAGCGATTCGAAGCGCGGTTTCCTTGCCGATCCCATCGGTCGCGCCTGTCACCAACACCGTCTTGTTCTTCATCGGTCCTGACCCTTCGATGCACTGAGCCTGCGGTGTAGCTGATTCGCCTCGGCAACATCCGCGCTCTCTTCGCCTCCGACAGAGCCAAGAACAACACGGAGGCGGTCGTAAACATCGGCACCACGTTCTTGCCCGTCCAGTAGGTGCGTCAGTCGTGTAATGGCCTGCAACTCCTCACCGGTGGCGCCACGCGTCGCGGCGAGCGTGGCGCTGCTATATAATCGTTCTCGGCCGCCGCGTCATCGCCCAACGCGCGGTGGGCATTGCCCTGCACAGTGAGGGCGATCGGGCGAAACTGAGTCTGCGGACCCGTATCGATCCGCGTCAGCGCTTCCCCAATCAGAACTAAGGCATCGGCGGCCCGTAGTAGCGCGCCGATTCCGCGAAGAGTCCCCGTCCGAGTACCCCGGGTTCGGTGTCCGCCCTAAGAAACTTCTTTCGGTGCCCAAGGCTGAGCCCGAGTTCCCGAAGATCGTCGTTATTGAGTTCTGCCGCGACGTCGAGATCGACATCGTTCTCTGCAAAAACGTCGGCGTACTGCCCCAGGCCGATCGCGACCAGCCAGTCCTTTGTTGTGGGTAACTCTGTCATTGCGGATCTGCGATCTTTCGCGCCGCTTCGGATGGGCCGAAACCTATCACAACCCCGCGCGAAACCGCAGGCGAGCTTCTGCGGCGAGGTCGTGGGTGGTTTGGCGAAGCTGGCCGGGTCGCGGCGCATCTCGCAAGGTTGTGAACCAATGCGTTGGCGGCGCACGCCCAGCCGCCCGCGCCCAGGTCAACGAACGCAGGAAGTTCTCGGCTGCGCCATCGAGTGTGTCGGGGATCACGTGGCCGTTCAGAATCCCCCATATGCCGGTCCAGCACCGCGCCACGCTCCAGGGATTATAGCCACCCCCACCAACCACAAGACAGCGCGGCACCATCGGAACGACGGCACGAACCACTTCCCAAATCGCGTTGTTCGACAGGTCGAGTTTGGAAAGGGGATCTTCGGCGAGTGCATCCGCCCCGGTTTGCAAGAATAGGACTTGGGGTTGAAAACGCTCGATGACCGGGATGACGACCTCATCGTGGAGATACGCCATTTCCGTGTCATTGAAGCCCGGCGCGACCGGCAGGTTCAGCGCCGATCCACCCGCGGTGTCATGGGCCGGGCCGGTATTAGGCCAGCGCCCGGCTTCGTGAATCGAAACGGTTAGTATCCGCGGATCGCCGTGGAACGCATCTTGGACACCGTCGCAGTGGTGCGCATCGATGTCGAGGTAAAGCACGCGCTCGAAGCCCCGTTCAAGGAATGCCAATAGGCCGATCGCCGGATCGTTCAAATAGCAAAACCCGCTCGCGTGACCTGGCCTGCCATGGTGGGTTCCCCCTGCGGGGCTATAGACGACCCCCTCCTCCGCCGCGAGCAACTCGACCGCTGTCAGAGTTGCGCCACACGCGGTCGCCGGTCGGCTGAAGATTTCGCGGAAAATGGGGTTACCGTTCAGTCCGATATTGTAGCGGCGTCGTTCATCGAGCGAGAGCGTCTCGCCCCGCTCCGCTCGAACGAGCGCATCGACATAGTCGGGGCGATGGAAGACTTGGAGCTCTTCCCGCGTTGCAACCCGACTCTCAATATAGCGCGCCTCGTCCATCCACCCCAACGCTCGGCACAAATCCATGACCGCCGACACCCGGGGGATCGCCAATGGATGCCTGTCGCCGTATCGCGACCTGCGATAGATCTCATTTCCGATGAAGATCGGTGCGCGGGTCATCGCGGTTCTCCGGCGCAGAGACCCCGCAGAGTCAAGAATGGAACCACCACGCGCATAGGCACATTTACTCTCCAAGGCCGATTCTTCCGGCAAAGCGCCGATTCGCAACTTCGATGTCGCGAATTGGCATCGGTGCCTTTTTCGCTCACACGATTCGTGCCATAACCGCGGCAATACAGGAACGCCGTGGAGAAAAACATGCCGACGCCAGACGAAGTTCGCAAAGCGCTAGAAGTCATTTTCGCTGCCGATTCGGAGATATATCAGTCACGTGGCTTCCAACGCCGCATCGGGTACGGCAAGCGTCCGGCGCTGATCCATATCGACCTGGCAAACGGATGGACCCGTCCGGGCAATCCGTTTTCGTGCGACGGTATGGACGTCATCATACCGGCCGTCCAGCGCCTGAACGAAGCGGCACGCAAGAAACGGGTCCCGATCGTCTACACAACGACCGCCTACAACGTGACCGATTCGGTCAACACCGATATGGGCCTGTGGCATTTGAAGATTCCCACGGAAGTACTCAACCTCTCCAAAAAGGAAGACGTCGCCATCGACGACCGCATCGCACCGGCGCCAGGCGACCAAGTCATCGTCAAGAAACGGGCGAGCGGCTTTCACGGGACATATCTGTCGAGCTTCCTCAAAGCGAACGGCATCGACACGGTTATTATCACCGGTGTCACCATGGCAGGATGCGTGCGCCATACGACGGAAGACGCCATCGCCGAGGGCTTCCGCCCGATCGTCGTGCGCGAGGCCGTTGGCGACCGCGTCCCGGGCGTTGTCGAATGGAATCTTTTCGATATCGATTCGAAGTTCGGTGACGTCGAGTCCGTCGACGATGTTGTCAAGTATCTCGAGGGAATCGAACCCTATCCGATCCCCAACGCCTAGGGGTGGGCCCGGGCGCTCGACTGGTAGAGAGACCAAACGAGCGCGGCGCCCAAACCAAAGGTCGCTTCATCTTTGAAAAGCGGGCTGTCGGCATTCTCGGCGCCGCCGTGAAATTCCGCGCGAAACGCCATCAATACGTTCAGCCGGTCGCCGAGCGATTTAACCAACGACAGTTGGGTCTGTGCCCCGAGATAGCCCGCCTTGGCATCGAAGGCGGGCCTACCGGCAGCAACGAACCGCGGCTCGACTTCGTAGAAATAGTCCATGAGGTCTTCGCTCGCGAAGGTCACTCCTGCCGATACTTTCACTTCCAGATCTTGCTGAAGAAAATTCTCGTGCTGGTAGGCGATCTCAGGTTCGAATACGTAGCCCCGCCCATCGAGCCGAGAAAAGTCGGTCGAGAAGACAGCACGAACCGGTAGTTCGATATCGATTTTGGCGGAATGGGCGGCTCTAGCGACGGTCCATTGAACCCTAGGCCCTATCTCGCCCATCCAATCGAGATCCGGCATGCCGCGGCGAGCTGTGTTCTTGTCTGAATCCGACGAGAATGCCCCGTCGAGACTGAGATCGAATTCGAAGCGGTCGGTCTTGACCAACCGGCTGCGAAGCAGACCCTTCTCGTCGCTCCGCAGAATCTTGCCGCGGTACGCCACAAAGGGCAGAACCAGACCCTTGAGATGGCTCTGACCGGCTGCGGGATAGTCCGGCAGGTACGCGCCACCAAGCGCCACACCAGCCTCGAAAAGCGGCTTGGGAGGCTTCGGCGGTGCCGCCCGGGTTAGGTCGTGCCACTCTTTCCCCGCATACGCCGTGGGGGAAATGAGACACAAAGCGAGCGCCGCAGCAATGAAGAGCCCACCGTTCCAATACGACCGGTCCATCGGGCTAACGACCGGCAACATCGAGAAGATGAGTCCGCTTTTTTAGGAACCGCAACGACAGAAAGGCGACCGATGCCGCCGCCAAACCGATCAACCAGTCGGAGTCTTGGGTGAACCAAGTCCGGAGCGTCTCGCCGCGCAAGACCGTATCGGAGAGGAATTCTACAACCACGAAATAGGCGAACAAAAGGTAGGCCGTCCCGTATTCGCGGCGCAACGTGGTGCGCCAGGAGAACGGCATGTCGGGCCGCTGCCAACGCAACAGGGCGGGAAAAAACGCGGGCGTCGTTTGAGCCCACTGTTCGTAAGTCCGGCCGAACTTATTTTGCAGGAACGCCTCCTCCGTCATCATGATGCGCTCGTAATAGACTGCGAAGGCGAACGCACCGATCAACGGAAACCACCAGACTTTGAGCGCGACAAGGAAGCCAAGAAAGATCAAGAAATTGGCGAGGTAAAGAGGGTGGCGCACTATCGAGTAGAGCCCCGTGGTATTTAGTTGATTGGCGCGCTGGAGACGGGTGTTCCGCCCCGACGTCCCCGCCGGAGCAAAACCGACGGTCACGGCACGTACGAGCAGGCCGATCACCGAAATCGCGATAGATACGAACTCCCACGAATCGTCGATTCGCTCACCGAGCTGCCCGACATAGTCCCGCGCACCGTAAACGGCTGCAATCGCGAACGGGGCTATGATCAGCGGGAGAAAGCTCCGCCAACGGAATAGCCACGCACCTTGCTTTTCGAAGGCCTCTTTCAACATTGCGCCACTTTCTTGACCGCGTCAGGAGCGCCCTAAGCTGCGCCCAGCTTAGGGCGACCGCAATCGAAATCATCAGTGCCGCGACGATTTGCCCGCGTCCGCGAGCCGCGCCAAAATGTCCGAGAATGACCCGGCAGTACCTCCGTTCTTTCGACGGCAACGCCCGCTGCGGGAACACCCTTTGAAGGAAACCCCATGACCGTCACCATCTATCACAATCCTCGGTGTAGCAAATCCCGCCAGACCCTCGCGCTCCTCGAAGAACGGGGGATCAATCCGCATGTCGTCGAATACCTAAAGACACCGCCAAGCGCCGCCGATCTAAAGGACATCCTCGCCAAGCTTGGGATGGCGCCGCGCGACCTGATGCGCAAGAAGGAACCGCCCTACATCGCCCTCGGATTGGCGGACTCTAACAAGACGTCCGCTGCCTTGATCGCGGCCATGGTCGACAACCCGGTTTTGATCGAACGGCCTATCGTGTTGGCCGGGGGAAAGGCCGCCATCGGCCGACCGCCAGAGGACGTCTTAAAAATCCTTTAGCACGACGGCGGGGCGCTCGCGGCTCCTATCCCCACTCGACACCCGGCAGGGCACGGAGCCGATCTTCGGAATCGGTGCGA
Above is a window of Alphaproteobacteria bacterium DNA encoding:
- a CDS encoding isochorismatase family protein, translating into MPTPDEVRKALEVIFAADSEIYQSRGFQRRIGYGKRPALIHIDLANGWTRPGNPFSCDGMDVIIPAVQRLNEAARKKRVPIVYTTTAYNVTDSVNTDMGLWHLKIPTEVLNLSKKEDVAIDDRIAPAPGDQVIVKKRASGFHGTYLSSFLKANGIDTVIITGVTMAGCVRHTTEDAIAEGFRPIVVREAVGDRVPGVVEWNLFDIDSKFGDVESVDDVVKYLEGIEPYPIPNA
- a CDS encoding MipA/OmpV family protein; protein product: MLPVVSPMDRSYWNGGLFIAAALALCLISPTAYAGKEWHDLTRAAPPKPPKPLFEAGVALGGAYLPDYPAAGQSHLKGLVLPFVAYRGKILRSDEKGLLRSRLVKTDRFEFDLSLDGAFSSDSDKNTARRGMPDLDWMGEIGPRVQWTVARAAHSAKIDIELPVRAVFSTDFSRLDGRGYVFEPEIAYQHENFLQQDLEVKVSAGVTFASEDLMDYFYEVEPRFVAAGRPAFDAKAGYLGAQTQLSLVKSLGDRLNVLMAFRAEFHGGAENADSPLFKDEATFGLGAALVWSLYQSSARAHP
- a CDS encoding isoprenylcysteine carboxylmethyltransferase family protein — its product is MLKEAFEKQGAWLFRWRSFLPLIIAPFAIAAVYGARDYVGQLGERIDDSWEFVSIAISVIGLLVRAVTVGFAPAGTSGRNTRLQRANQLNTTGLYSIVRHPLYLANFLIFLGFLVALKVWWFPLIGAFAFAVYYERIMMTEEAFLQNKFGRTYEQWAQTTPAFFPALLRWQRPDMPFSWRTTLRREYGTAYLLFAYFVVVEFLSDTVLRGETLRTWFTQDSDWLIGLAAASVAFLSLRFLKKRTHLLDVAGR
- the arsC gene encoding arsenate reductase (glutaredoxin) (This arsenate reductase requires both glutathione and glutaredoxin to convert arsenate to arsenite, after which the efflux transporter formed by ArsA and ArsB can extrude the arsenite from the cell, providing resistance.), translating into MTVTIYHNPRCSKSRQTLALLEERGINPHVVEYLKTPPSAADLKDILAKLGMAPRDLMRKKEPPYIALGLADSNKTSAALIAAMVDNPVLIERPIVLAGGKAAIGRPPEDVLKIL